Proteins from a genomic interval of Pseudoalteromonas sp. MEBiC 03607:
- a CDS encoding curlin codes for MKLSKSILTCAIAMALSSAAYAQNTDKPSSTSALTNVERVTAQGNLLVISQTSIQGLGNAASTLQQGNSNQVEIITTGDGNETDAVQMGNGNLILVTTYGDNNQQSYTQDGEQNGALTEVTGDSNQLSVVQNGASFFGITNEVINIINGDENDITVTQDGDGNWFYNYNMQGSANEVTAEQYGIWHEAKLYAIYGDENTIEIEQDGFWNQLTVNDISGNMNELTSEQIGSYNEISITELYGDENEISIEQNGDENQVSIDSINGNENNIEVEQRGNNNEFNSGVFTGNDNEVDSIQYGDDNIATAELIGDENDMLSVQNGNNNTTYFGVIGNNNEFISLQVGSDNIAHAVNFNGSNNDIEMVQTGDLNTAIIESSYPNTSIASNANEIVISQNGYANEATLSLSSVMESSNNQVDLAQNGELNAIDLMIEGLGNSIDIAQEGNFNLVAGISEGAFIVSGDENSVSISQVGEGNLVEGSIMGSGNVISVTQIGDFNSATVIQQ; via the coding sequence GTGAAACTATCTAAATCGATTTTAACCTGCGCAATAGCAATGGCTTTATCTTCTGCTGCGTATGCTCAAAATACAGATAAACCAAGTTCAACATCTGCGTTGACAAATGTAGAGCGTGTTACTGCACAAGGTAACCTGCTCGTCATTTCTCAAACGTCTATCCAAGGCTTAGGAAATGCAGCAAGTACATTACAACAAGGTAATTCAAATCAAGTTGAGATAATTACCACAGGTGATGGCAATGAGACCGATGCCGTTCAAATGGGCAATGGGAATCTTATTCTTGTAACAACTTACGGTGATAACAACCAACAGTCTTATACGCAAGATGGTGAGCAAAATGGAGCTCTAACTGAAGTAACAGGTGATAGCAACCAGCTTTCAGTAGTTCAAAATGGTGCAAGTTTTTTTGGTATTACAAATGAAGTAATCAATATCATAAATGGCGATGAAAATGACATTACTGTAACACAAGATGGCGATGGAAATTGGTTTTATAACTACAACATGCAAGGCAGTGCTAATGAAGTAACTGCTGAGCAGTATGGTATTTGGCATGAAGCAAAACTATATGCCATCTATGGTGATGAAAATACCATAGAAATAGAACAAGACGGTTTTTGGAACCAGCTCACTGTTAACGACATCTCTGGCAACATGAATGAACTTACCAGTGAGCAAATTGGCTCTTACAATGAAATTAGTATCACTGAACTCTATGGCGATGAAAATGAAATCAGTATTGAACAAAATGGTGATGAAAACCAAGTAAGCATTGATTCAATCAACGGCAATGAAAACAATATTGAAGTTGAGCAAAGAGGAAATAACAACGAATTCAATTCAGGTGTGTTCACAGGTAATGATAACGAAGTTGATAGTATTCAATATGGTGATGACAACATAGCAACCGCAGAGTTAATTGGTGACGAAAATGACATGTTGTCTGTTCAAAATGGCAATAACAATACCACTTACTTTGGAGTTATCGGCAATAATAACGAATTTATATCACTTCAAGTAGGAAGCGATAATATTGCTCATGCCGTTAACTTTAATGGTTCAAATAATGACATTGAAATGGTGCAAACAGGGGATCTAAATACCGCAATAATTGAGTCATCTTATCCAAATACCAGCATTGCTAGTAATGCGAATGAAATTGTTATATCACAAAATGGCTATGCTAACGAAGCTACCCTTAGCTTGAGCTCTGTTATGGAAAGCTCGAATAACCAAGTTGATTTAGCTCAAAATGGAGAGCTTAACGCAATTGATCTTATGATTGAGGGTCTTGGTAATAGTATTGATATTGCGCAAGAAGGTAACTTTAACTTAGTTGCAGGTATTAGTGAGGGTGCTTTTATTGTTTCAGGAGACGAAAACTCTGTTTCAATCAGCCAAGTAGGTGAAGGTAACCTAGTTGAAGGGTCTATCATGGGAAGTGGTAACGTTATATCAGTTACTCAGATTGGTGACTTCAATTCAGCAACTGTCATTCAACAGTAA
- a CDS encoding CsgE family curli-type amyloid fiber assembly protein: MKNINYLTLTIILLFSVFQRCDANEVEIDGLVLDRSISRFGHQFYYGFSQLWLDLPNSSDTHVVIKETVLPRAGTRLEVLLNNELIYVTFMGRRGGPLKERVESAMFAAMDAIARARFKQTSPDLAPSGW, from the coding sequence ATGAAAAATATCAACTACTTAACTTTAACCATTATTTTGCTTTTTTCAGTATTCCAACGCTGTGATGCTAATGAAGTAGAAATTGACGGTTTAGTGCTTGATCGTAGCATCAGTCGCTTTGGTCATCAGTTTTACTATGGCTTTTCGCAATTGTGGCTAGACCTACCTAACAGCTCTGATACTCATGTTGTAATCAAAGAAACGGTACTACCTCGCGCCGGAACTCGACTTGAAGTTTTACTTAATAACGAACTAATTTATGTCACTTTTATGGGACGTAGAGGCGGCCCTCTAAAAGAGAGAGTAGAAAGCGCAATGTTTGCGGCAATGGATGCAATTGCGCGTGCACGCTTTAAACAAACATCTCCAGATTTAGCACCCAGTGGATGGTAA
- a CDS encoding curli assembly protein CsgF, which yields MKKIIFATLFLTSPLMLATELVYKPINPSFGGNPLNANMLLSKAQAQNKHKAPIDEKSYAENFQDSLERTYLNRMVREITDIAFGDDVEESIFNQDSTFVSGDYEIQIITSSSDAITVQITNLIDGTITIIEVPRFG from the coding sequence ATGAAAAAAATAATTTTCGCGACCTTATTTTTAACCTCCCCATTAATGCTCGCTACTGAGCTAGTTTACAAGCCCATTAATCCATCGTTTGGCGGTAATCCATTAAACGCAAACATGCTTTTATCTAAGGCTCAGGCTCAAAATAAACACAAAGCACCTATTGATGAGAAAAGCTACGCAGAAAATTTTCAGGATTCTTTAGAGCGAACTTATCTAAACAGAATGGTCCGTGAAATCACTGATATCGCTTTTGGTGATGATGTTGAAGAGAGTATCTTTAACCAAGACTCTACCTTTGTTAGTGGTGACTATGAGATTCAAATAATCACCAGTTCATCTGATGCTATCACGGTGCAAATCACCAACTTAATTGATGGCACTATCACAATTATTGAAGTGCCGAGGTTCGGATAA
- a CDS encoding CsgG/HfaB family protein, with product MIRILTLLLSLVFLTACSTFKATLPPAQQIATEITLTDTFAELKALPKPKGAIPVSVYSFRDQTGQYKPQENVSSFSTAVTQGANSILMQALHETDWFIPVEREGLQNLLTERKIIRAAMTDNENLTPELPPLTTAKIILEGGIISYDTNIKTGGLGAEYFGIGASEIYREDIISIYMRAVDVRTGQVLLSVATSKKVLSKEMRAGFFRYISYKRLLEAEAGYSDNEPMHICVSQAIEKALTLLINKGINKGIWSPQII from the coding sequence ATGATACGCATACTAACATTACTACTCTCTTTAGTATTTTTGACTGCTTGCTCAACATTCAAAGCAACACTGCCTCCGGCACAACAAATTGCTACAGAAATAACACTAACAGACACCTTTGCTGAACTAAAAGCATTGCCAAAACCAAAAGGAGCCATTCCTGTTTCTGTTTATTCATTTCGAGATCAAACAGGTCAGTATAAACCTCAAGAAAATGTAAGCTCCTTCTCAACGGCTGTCACTCAAGGCGCTAACTCTATTCTTATGCAAGCGTTACATGAAACTGACTGGTTTATTCCTGTTGAACGTGAAGGACTACAAAATCTACTCACCGAACGTAAAATTATTCGCGCAGCTATGACCGACAACGAAAATTTAACACCTGAATTACCACCACTAACAACTGCAAAAATAATTTTAGAGGGAGGTATTATCAGTTACGACACAAATATCAAAACAGGTGGCTTAGGTGCTGAGTATTTTGGAATTGGTGCATCAGAAATTTATCGTGAAGATATTATTTCTATTTACATGCGTGCAGTTGATGTGCGAACTGGTCAAGTGCTGCTGTCAGTGGCTACAAGCAAGAAAGTTCTCTCTAAAGAAATGCGAGCAGGTTTTTTCCGCTACATCAGTTACAAGCGCTTGCTTGAGGCTGAAGCAGGATACAGTGATAACGAACCTATGCATATTTGCGTCTCTCAAGCTATTGAAAAAGCATTAACTTTGCTCATAAATAAAGGAATAAACAAGGGTATTTGGTCACCTCAGATTATTTAG
- a CDS encoding response regulator transcription factor: MISKSLFVLTKYHTDLYNDDFLLLLKVLETVTPKVKVDSRLPAIDSRANFALFLVDAAYSSCSELLNEEIIDLAKSNHVALYNATPTKVHEQTALLANIKGIIYKNDEPENTFKGVRRILSGELWFCRKTMSKTLSELVQQVPNFVKTPQTDLVSLNVLTAREKSVISLLAKGAKNEDIANTLNISCHTVKTHIYSAFRKTKSRNRIELANWAQRFMPAASIVTR, translated from the coding sequence ATGATCAGTAAATCTTTATTTGTACTTACTAAATATCACACAGATTTATACAACGATGATTTTTTGTTGTTACTTAAAGTGTTAGAGACTGTCACCCCAAAGGTTAAGGTTGATAGCCGATTACCTGCTATCGACAGTCGTGCTAATTTTGCATTATTTTTAGTTGATGCGGCTTATAGCAGTTGTTCAGAATTGTTAAACGAAGAAATTATCGATTTGGCGAAAAGTAATCATGTTGCTTTATACAATGCCACGCCGACTAAAGTACACGAACAAACAGCATTATTGGCAAATATAAAAGGCATTATTTATAAAAATGATGAGCCTGAAAATACCTTTAAAGGAGTGAGACGGATTTTGTCTGGTGAGCTTTGGTTTTGTCGAAAAACAATGTCTAAAACTTTATCAGAACTCGTTCAGCAAGTGCCCAATTTTGTAAAAACACCGCAGACCGATTTGGTAAGTTTAAATGTGTTAACTGCTCGCGAAAAGTCAGTGATCTCTTTGCTGGCAAAGGGAGCAAAAAATGAGGATATTGCAAACACCTTGAATATTAGTTGCCACACAGTTAAAACACATATCTACAGCGCATTTCGCAAAACGAAGTCACGTAATCGTATCGAATTGGCAAATTGGGCGCAGCGCTTTATGCCCGCTGCATCCATTGTAACTAGGTGA
- a CDS encoding TonB-dependent siderophore receptor, producing the protein MTIINRFHCSVLSIAISTILTPAVYAKTASPNIEKISVSGVRQAFRGDVPMSEQPQSVEFISAENLDDAAVNTLTDIFDLTPSIAEQNDFGGLWESFAIRGLVGDESIPSGFLINGYSSGRSFSGTRDTSNIEYVEVMKGPGSALYGRSEPGGTINIITKKPQFAKQGYIKVTAGSWQNYRAEADYTNAVSDNVAFRVNGAVEEGESFRDHHESSKTVVTPSILWLISDTSKLNYELEYVDQSTTFDRGIVAIEGKIDALPIDTFLGEPSDKPTEVDAISHQLTFEKQIGQWSLLNGLSYSDSKFLSESSDAELAPSRQIYFKDGETLSRQHNQRDFQTEYLSARIELSGSVELAGLTHHLLIGADASKFDFDKLWYRYRPTLEDTRYAINMYNPVYGKAAPEGSLLFNSTEVQHSYGVYIQDQLDLTEQWKVQVGGRFDWFDQQIDNHINQQQSKSDQSTFSPRVGLVYVYSDSLQYYTSYSEGFRPNSGYDSKGDAFEPEETTSFEAGIKFTTDSVSGSFTVFSAEKSNMLTTDLQAGVSTALGEVTSDGIELDLHGNITSNVLFDFAYTYTDAKTANDTVNPDWWVKLPKGSPLLNIPKHSTNAQIKRELNDLIDLDATVGLAVQYVGERLGETIDPTYYLPSYTLVNMFAKYNVTNDLSLQFNVNNLLDKKYYSNSYSAIWTQPGEPVNYKLSLNYKF; encoded by the coding sequence ATGACTATAATTAACCGATTCCACTGTTCTGTACTTTCAATTGCTATTAGCACAATTTTGACTCCAGCTGTTTATGCCAAAACAGCATCACCGAACATAGAAAAAATATCAGTTTCAGGTGTTAGGCAAGCGTTTCGTGGTGATGTTCCTATGAGTGAGCAACCACAGAGTGTTGAATTTATTTCTGCTGAAAACCTCGATGATGCGGCAGTGAACACTTTGACCGATATTTTTGATCTAACTCCAAGTATTGCTGAGCAAAATGATTTTGGTGGTTTATGGGAAAGCTTTGCAATACGCGGGTTAGTTGGCGATGAGAGTATTCCATCAGGTTTCTTAATTAACGGCTATTCATCTGGCAGAAGCTTCAGTGGTACACGTGATACAAGTAATATCGAATACGTAGAAGTGATGAAAGGACCTGGCTCTGCGCTTTATGGTCGTTCTGAGCCTGGGGGAACAATTAATATAATCACTAAAAAACCACAGTTTGCAAAGCAGGGTTATATAAAAGTAACAGCAGGGAGTTGGCAGAATTACCGAGCAGAGGCTGACTACACCAATGCTGTTTCAGACAATGTTGCTTTTAGAGTTAATGGTGCTGTTGAAGAGGGTGAAAGTTTTCGAGATCATCATGAGTCAAGCAAAACGGTCGTTACGCCTTCAATTCTATGGTTAATTTCAGATACATCAAAGTTGAATTATGAGCTTGAGTATGTAGATCAAAGTACAACCTTCGATCGTGGTATTGTCGCCATTGAGGGAAAAATAGATGCGTTACCAATTGACACTTTTTTAGGTGAACCAAGTGATAAACCTACAGAAGTTGACGCTATTTCTCATCAACTTACGTTTGAGAAGCAAATTGGACAGTGGTCTCTTTTGAATGGTTTAAGTTACAGTGACTCAAAATTTTTAAGTGAGTCGAGTGATGCCGAACTTGCTCCAAGTAGACAAATTTATTTCAAAGATGGCGAAACATTAAGTAGGCAGCATAATCAGCGCGACTTTCAAACTGAGTACCTTTCAGCGCGAATAGAACTTAGCGGTAGTGTTGAGCTTGCAGGTTTGACACACCACTTATTAATCGGAGCAGATGCCAGCAAGTTCGATTTTGATAAACTGTGGTATCGATATCGTCCAACACTTGAAGACACTCGTTACGCAATTAACATGTATAATCCAGTGTATGGAAAAGCAGCGCCTGAAGGGTCTCTTTTATTCAACAGTACTGAAGTACAACATAGTTATGGAGTGTATATTCAAGATCAACTAGACCTAACTGAGCAGTGGAAAGTGCAAGTAGGTGGTCGTTTTGATTGGTTTGATCAACAAATAGATAATCATATTAATCAGCAACAGTCTAAAAGTGATCAAAGCACATTTAGCCCGCGTGTCGGTCTAGTTTATGTCTACTCAGACAGCCTCCAATACTACACAAGTTACTCTGAAGGCTTCAGACCTAACAGCGGTTACGATAGTAAAGGAGATGCATTTGAGCCTGAAGAAACAACATCTTTCGAAGCGGGTATTAAGTTTACTACCGATAGTGTAAGTGGAAGTTTTACAGTATTTAGTGCCGAAAAGAGCAATATGCTAACTACAGACCTACAAGCTGGTGTATCTACAGCGCTAGGTGAAGTAACAAGTGATGGCATTGAGCTAGATTTACATGGCAACATTACAAGCAATGTATTATTTGATTTTGCTTATACTTACACAGACGCTAAAACAGCAAACGATACAGTCAACCCAGATTGGTGGGTAAAGCTGCCAAAAGGCAGTCCGTTACTTAATATCCCTAAACACAGTACAAATGCTCAAATTAAGAGAGAGCTAAACGACCTAATAGATTTAGATGCAACTGTTGGGCTTGCTGTACAATATGTTGGCGAGAGGCTTGGAGAAACCATTGATCCTACCTATTACTTACCTTCTTACACTTTGGTAAATATGTTTGCAAAATACAATGTGACTAATGACTTAAGCTTGCAATTTAATGTAAATAATTTGCTGGATAAAAAATATTATTCTAATTCGTACTCTGCTATTTGGACTCAGCCAGGGGAGCCGGTAAATTACAAGTTGAGCTTAAATTATAAATTTTAA
- a CDS encoding glutamate synthase-related protein, with translation MSKPIIAAVSPKKVTLEQGQEYYFCACGRSKNQPFCDGSHAGTDFKPKAFTAEESGDAYLCQCKHTANAPFCDGSHKQFDQSQVGQEGPGVQIQASDSPVATATKEEPTVELIHQLAREGLSKLGHHGPMVSMGVPRYQLPKWDDLQLMVAQMATQPLMEDVAVNTELVIGPRAKKPLKLAIPLFVSDMSFGALSEEAKVSLAKGAELAGTGICSGEGGMLPEEQQANSRYFYELASAGFGYSEDKLKNVQAFHFKGGQGAKTGTGGHLPGNKNVGKISEVRGIEAGTSAISPPTFKDLHSAADFKKFADRVREVTGGIPIGFKLSANHIEEDIQFALDASADYIILDGRGGGTGAAPEIFRDHISVPTIPALARARKYLDEQGASDVTLIITGGLRLPIDFVKALALGADGVAISNSAMQAIGCVAARMCNTNNCPAGIATQKQDLRQRLNIEKSANQLKNFFEASTELMSVMARACGHDSLAKFNANDLATWHKDMALLSGVKYAGVGSV, from the coding sequence ATGAGTAAACCCATAATTGCAGCCGTTTCGCCGAAAAAAGTCACCTTAGAGCAGGGGCAAGAGTATTACTTTTGTGCCTGTGGGCGTTCTAAAAACCAGCCATTTTGTGACGGCTCACATGCCGGAACAGATTTCAAACCCAAAGCATTTACAGCAGAAGAGTCGGGCGATGCCTATTTATGCCAATGTAAGCACACCGCTAATGCGCCATTTTGTGATGGTAGTCACAAGCAATTTGATCAAAGCCAAGTTGGTCAAGAAGGGCCAGGCGTACAAATTCAAGCCTCTGATTCGCCTGTAGCTACTGCAACCAAAGAGGAGCCCACCGTTGAGCTTATTCATCAACTGGCACGTGAAGGGTTATCAAAGCTTGGTCATCATGGCCCTATGGTGTCGATGGGTGTGCCGCGATATCAATTACCTAAATGGGATGATTTACAACTAATGGTGGCACAAATGGCAACGCAACCGTTAATGGAAGATGTAGCCGTTAATACCGAACTTGTGATTGGTCCGCGAGCGAAAAAGCCATTAAAGCTGGCTATTCCGCTGTTTGTTTCAGATATGAGTTTTGGTGCTTTATCAGAAGAAGCTAAAGTATCGTTAGCAAAAGGAGCAGAGCTTGCCGGAACGGGTATTTGCTCGGGTGAAGGCGGTATGCTTCCTGAAGAGCAGCAAGCCAATTCACGCTATTTTTATGAGTTAGCAAGCGCGGGTTTTGGTTATAGCGAAGATAAATTAAAAAACGTGCAGGCCTTTCATTTTAAGGGCGGACAAGGCGCAAAAACAGGCACGGGGGGGCATTTACCGGGCAATAAGAATGTTGGCAAAATCTCTGAGGTTAGAGGGATTGAAGCGGGTACTTCGGCGATTTCACCCCCAACATTTAAAGACTTACACAGTGCGGCTGATTTCAAAAAATTTGCTGATAGAGTCCGCGAGGTAACTGGCGGTATTCCAATCGGTTTTAAACTGAGTGCTAATCATATTGAGGAAGATATTCAATTTGCGCTCGATGCGAGTGCCGATTACATCATTCTTGATGGTCGTGGAGGCGGTACAGGCGCAGCCCCTGAGATTTTTAGGGATCATATTAGCGTACCGACTATTCCTGCACTTGCCAGAGCAAGAAAGTACTTAGATGAACAAGGTGCAAGTGATGTTACTTTGATCATCACTGGCGGCTTACGTTTACCCATTGATTTTGTAAAAGCGCTTGCGCTTGGTGCTGATGGGGTGGCGATTTCGAATAGTGCAATGCAAGCAATCGGCTGTGTTGCTGCGCGTATGTGTAATACCAATAACTGCCCAGCAGGGATTGCCACACAAAAGCAAGACTTACGTCAGCGCTTAAATATTGAAAAGTCGGCAAATCAATTAAAGAACTTTTTTGAAGCCTCAACTGAGTTAATGTCGGTAATGGCTAGGGCATGTGGGCATGACTCTTTAGCTAAGTTTAATGCTAATGATCTAGCAACATGGCACAAAGATATGGCGTTGTTATCTGGCGTTAAGTACGCGGGCGTTGGCAGTGTGTAA
- a CDS encoding ACP phosphodiesterase — MNYLAHLYLAQPTADSHFGNLLGDFGGRRYSAQLPDAVKNGLENHYLVDRFTDSHPLVKEAKQYFSPARKRFASVAIDVAFDHFLIQHWHRFNDQPLAEFKQHSYGLLNARQAMMPSRMQQVVTSMTNNDWFKEYETLDGVGLALDNIAKRIRFANNFAGAADDIARHYQQLDAVFLAFFPDLVEHVKLKGME, encoded by the coding sequence TTGAACTACTTGGCCCACCTTTACTTAGCACAACCGACGGCTGATTCACACTTTGGTAATCTGCTTGGGGATTTTGGTGGGCGTCGGTATTCAGCGCAGTTACCTGACGCGGTTAAAAATGGCCTTGAAAATCATTATTTGGTTGATAGGTTTACCGACTCACATCCCCTTGTAAAAGAGGCTAAGCAGTATTTTTCGCCAGCACGTAAACGCTTTGCAAGTGTCGCGATTGATGTGGCGTTTGATCACTTTCTTATTCAGCATTGGCATCGCTTTAATGATCAGCCATTAGCTGAATTCAAACAGCACAGCTATGGGCTTTTAAATGCGCGCCAAGCCATGATGCCTTCACGCATGCAGCAAGTTGTGACCAGTATGACTAATAATGATTGGTTTAAAGAATATGAAACACTCGATGGGGTCGGCCTAGCCCTTGATAACATCGCCAAGCGTATTCGTTTTGCTAACAACTTTGCAGGAGCGGCAGACGATATTGCCCGTCATTATCAGCAATTAGACGCGGTGTTTTTAGCGTTTTTCCCCGATCTGGTTGAGCACGTGAAGCTAAAGGGGATGGAATGA
- a CDS encoding DUF4785 domain-containing protein: MINKLTTLAAAIMLVSNAVQANEQTVYQFPQVQPALSAQLETLEKDSVEYWQKVSGKELKRGVPVFVNQADNFIRIAPKARFDNGEVFKPHGLQLDKLSVRDDNFRQMPMQTMVAQEQMENAGFSDGSVGLKLGQVNGKAMLRTSQALNDNDTYLLHVIEKGSSNALHAKSQFKVKDQQQRVAMQLSMGKKHFKDSDVKLTLSSPDGEKLDVRYENGEAVFNYPLETLGAINGYYELEASVDTKVNGQTVKRSIKMPFVHSSQTISMDKAKVTALGNNKYQAKVPVQVTDSGRYAIRATLTGKGDKGERIKLATVEVAKQIDSYDSFTMPFAVTKAAKAPYELVDIELTDQTRMLKFAEE; this comes from the coding sequence ATGATTAATAAGTTAACTACACTCGCTGCTGCAATTATGCTTGTAAGCAACGCAGTACAGGCTAATGAACAAACAGTTTATCAGTTTCCTCAAGTTCAACCAGCATTGAGCGCTCAACTTGAAACACTAGAGAAAGACAGCGTTGAGTATTGGCAGAAAGTTTCGGGTAAAGAGCTTAAGCGCGGCGTGCCTGTATTTGTAAACCAAGCTGATAACTTTATTCGCATTGCGCCAAAAGCACGTTTTGATAACGGCGAAGTATTTAAGCCTCATGGCTTACAGCTAGATAAGCTGTCGGTACGTGATGACAACTTTAGACAAATGCCAATGCAAACTATGGTTGCACAAGAACAAATGGAAAATGCAGGGTTTAGCGATGGCAGCGTTGGATTAAAGCTTGGTCAGGTAAATGGCAAAGCAATGTTAAGAACAAGCCAAGCGCTTAACGACAACGACACCTACTTGCTGCATGTGATCGAAAAAGGCTCGAGCAATGCTTTGCATGCTAAATCGCAGTTTAAAGTAAAAGATCAGCAACAACGTGTCGCTATGCAGCTAAGTATGGGTAAAAAGCACTTTAAAGATAGTGATGTGAAGTTAACGCTTTCAAGTCCTGATGGCGAAAAGCTAGATGTACGTTACGAAAATGGTGAGGCCGTATTTAATTACCCGCTTGAAACCTTAGGTGCAATAAATGGTTACTATGAGCTTGAGGCCAGCGTAGACACTAAAGTGAATGGTCAAACGGTAAAACGCTCTATAAAAATGCCGTTTGTGCATAGCTCACAAACCATCAGTATGGATAAAGCCAAAGTAACAGCGCTTGGCAATAATAAATACCAAGCCAAGGTACCGGTGCAAGTGACCGACTCAGGTCGCTACGCCATTCGTGCAACCTTAACTGGCAAAGGCGATAAAGGTGAACGCATCAAACTAGCAACGGTTGAAGTAGCAAAACAGATTGATAGCTATGATAGTTTCACCATGCCTTTTGCGGTCACCAAAGCAGCCAAAGCCCCATATGAGCTGGTGGATATTGAACTTACCGACCAAACGCGAATGTTAAAGTTTGCTGAGGAGTAA